From the genome of Candidatus Dormiibacterota bacterium, one region includes:
- a CDS encoding ParB/RepB/Spo0J family partition protein: protein MIPLELLVPNPDQPRRSFGDMADLVSSIKEKGVLEPVLVRPTGEKYQIIAGERRYRASVEAGLSQIPCIEIDVDDRGVLEISLIENLQRRDLNPFEEAEGLQKLCDKFLYTHEDVAKKLGKARTSVTETLTLNHIPADLRERCRSLGIFSRSTLLQIARQPNRDAMSRMIEEIKHAGLTRDDLRKMKDEKKGPGRPKGFVFHFRPPDNKFTLNLKFKRSEVSKNDIIATLRDLIESLSKS, encoded by the coding sequence ATGATTCCTCTCGAGCTCCTGGTCCCCAACCCGGATCAGCCTCGCAGGTCGTTCGGTGACATGGCTGACCTGGTTTCCTCGATCAAGGAAAAGGGAGTGCTCGAGCCTGTTCTGGTTCGGCCGACGGGCGAGAAGTATCAGATCATCGCCGGCGAACGAAGGTACAGGGCTTCGGTCGAGGCCGGGCTGTCACAAATCCCCTGCATCGAAATCGACGTGGACGATAGGGGAGTGCTGGAGATCAGCCTCATCGAGAACCTCCAACGACGGGATCTCAATCCCTTCGAGGAGGCCGAAGGCCTTCAGAAGCTTTGTGACAAGTTTCTGTACACACATGAAGACGTTGCGAAGAAGCTGGGAAAGGCACGCACCTCGGTCACTGAAACTCTGACCTTGAATCACATCCCTGCTGATCTTCGCGAGCGATGCCGCAGTCTCGGGATATTTTCCAGGTCGACGTTGCTGCAGATTGCACGGCAGCCGAATCGGGACGCGATGTCACGGATGATCGAGGAGATCAAGCACGCGGGCCTCACGCGCGACGACCTTAGGAAGATGAAGGACGAAAAGAAGGGACCGGGGCGGCCGAAGGGGTTCGTCTTCCATTTTCGTCCTCCGGACAATAAGTTCACCCTCAATCTCAAGTTCAAGCGCTCCGAAGTCTCCAAGAACGACATCATCGCAACCCTTCGAGATCTGATCGAAAGCCTCTCCAAGTCCTGA
- a CDS encoding LptF/LptG family permease: protein MKFDTIWRYVFLEVISPTLLGLCVYVLVFVMNALFELAELAIKKDLSARSVVTILFYYLPRVLEMTIPMAILLGVLVGIGRLSTDSEVVALRASGVSYWKILYPVLTLGIVGWVVSSVLILGVEPGANYKRRQVYNRLMYSADMRREIKPRVFFEDVPGMLLYADEVHQGGDFLEKVFIYQSEEGGKELVTVARRAQIEYDRHSGVAEFYLESGVTHSTTPNEPESYQLSRFEKQMIVKEPDESFKLRSSLLNRPLPKNYHEQTLADLGHSIIRAGAIEHADTRNRVVGNILAIMHERFALPVACLVFAILGVPLGIMNRRGGKASGFSLSIGISIVYWILYIAGQNLVSEGRLSPYLGLWVGNASLGVLGIILLILRERSEGLQLSLLVPARLQKTLTALRRRRDREMESRHDEIGATVQQPGARRARKSTRLSRGGHERIRAGRSGQSGPEDARTPLRAVVSGERQEGLESTSPVGIDEMVEEEDASSRWLSRRTLLVLGGGSAALGLLVSASHIPSLPFLLVGLILLALFLVFRTTVDRYILARFGAIFVGSAATLYTLFGVYELVSLLDDLVEHNLPFFMAFTYLKYRSPWIVTQVLPISCLVATFLTIGIMSRFNEVIALKASGTSIYRIAAPVVVVTVAISAIAYMNQDYLEPYANQRAAQLKDQIRGRSPRSYEPGERRWVFGASGRLFNFRNYVPSPVPVLTTPGSGEFQGFSAYHLDPESFDIDERIYARSATFVDGRWVLKDGWIRAFPGGQESFETFAEKSFDFPEGPSYFVKEWKTPAQMNFTELQRFVTDLKRRGYDVQELTVDLYDKTALPIVSLTMVILGIPFCFKMGKRGSLYGIGIAVCLVAVFLIVFSTTNALGGIGLMPPFLAAWAPNVLFAGSGVYLLLRTGT, encoded by the coding sequence TTGAAGTTCGACACTATCTGGCGCTACGTGTTTCTCGAGGTGATCTCGCCCACCCTCCTCGGGCTTTGCGTCTACGTCCTGGTCTTTGTGATGAACGCCCTCTTCGAGTTGGCCGAGTTGGCCATCAAGAAGGACCTGTCCGCGCGGTCGGTTGTGACCATCCTTTTTTATTACCTGCCCAGGGTTCTCGAGATGACTATTCCGATGGCGATTCTCCTGGGTGTGCTGGTCGGGATCGGCCGCCTGTCCACCGACAGCGAAGTAGTGGCGTTGAGGGCAAGCGGGGTAAGCTACTGGAAAATCCTCTACCCCGTCCTCACACTGGGGATTGTGGGATGGGTCGTATCCAGTGTTCTCATCCTGGGAGTCGAGCCCGGTGCCAATTACAAGAGGCGCCAAGTCTACAACCGCCTGATGTACTCCGCCGACATGCGCCGGGAGATCAAGCCTCGGGTGTTCTTCGAGGATGTCCCCGGGATGCTCCTTTACGCCGACGAGGTTCACCAGGGCGGGGATTTTCTCGAGAAGGTCTTCATCTACCAGAGCGAGGAGGGGGGCAAGGAGCTTGTCACGGTCGCCCGCAGGGCTCAGATCGAATACGACCGCCACAGTGGGGTGGCGGAATTCTATCTGGAGTCAGGGGTCACTCATAGCACGACACCCAACGAACCCGAGAGCTATCAGCTCAGCAGGTTCGAAAAGCAGATGATCGTGAAGGAGCCCGACGAGTCGTTCAAGCTCCGGAGCAGTCTGCTCAATCGTCCTCTTCCCAAGAACTACCACGAACAGACTCTGGCCGACCTGGGGCACTCGATCATCAGGGCTGGTGCTATCGAGCACGCCGACACCAGGAATCGGGTAGTCGGCAATATCCTGGCCATCATGCACGAACGATTCGCCCTGCCGGTCGCCTGCCTGGTGTTCGCCATCCTGGGAGTGCCGCTGGGAATCATGAACAGGCGAGGAGGAAAGGCCTCCGGCTTCAGCCTCAGCATCGGCATCTCCATCGTCTATTGGATTCTCTATATCGCCGGGCAGAACCTGGTCAGTGAGGGACGCCTGTCTCCTTATCTGGGTCTCTGGGTCGGGAACGCGTCCCTCGGTGTGCTGGGCATCATCCTGCTCATTCTGCGGGAGCGCTCCGAGGGGTTGCAGTTGTCTCTCCTGGTTCCCGCGAGGTTACAGAAAACCCTGACGGCTTTGCGGCGCCGGCGTGATCGGGAAATGGAGTCGAGGCATGACGAAATCGGCGCAACGGTTCAACAGCCTGGCGCCCGGCGCGCGCGCAAGTCCACACGTCTTTCCCGCGGCGGGCACGAGCGGATTCGTGCGGGGCGTTCGGGACAGTCAGGGCCGGAGGATGCGCGAACGCCATTGCGAGCCGTCGTATCGGGTGAGCGCCAGGAGGGACTCGAGTCCACCTCTCCGGTGGGGATCGACGAAATGGTCGAGGAAGAGGACGCTTCGAGCCGCTGGCTGTCGCGACGGACTCTCCTGGTTCTGGGCGGTGGCAGCGCCGCGCTGGGCCTCCTCGTGTCGGCGTCTCACATCCCCTCGCTTCCCTTCTTGCTGGTCGGCCTGATCCTTCTGGCACTCTTTCTCGTATTTCGAACGACCGTGGATCGGTACATCCTGGCCCGCTTCGGAGCCATCTTCGTCGGTTCGGCAGCAACCCTGTACACCCTCTTCGGCGTGTACGAGCTGGTCAGTCTCCTGGATGATCTCGTGGAGCACAATCTCCCGTTTTTCATGGCGTTCACCTACCTGAAATATCGATCCCCATGGATCGTGACGCAGGTCCTGCCCATATCCTGTCTCGTGGCGACCTTCTTGACCATCGGTATCATGTCCCGCTTCAACGAGGTGATCGCACTCAAGGCGAGCGGAACGAGCATCTACCGGATTGCGGCCCCGGTCGTCGTGGTCACCGTCGCGATCAGCGCCATCGCATACATGAATCAGGATTATCTCGAGCCGTACGCCAACCAGCGAGCGGCCCAGCTGAAAGACCAAATCCGTGGTCGCAGCCCGCGCAGCTACGAACCGGGAGAGCGCCGGTGGGTTTTCGGCGCGAGCGGCCGCCTGTTCAACTTCCGGAACTATGTCCCATCCCCCGTCCCTGTCCTGACCACGCCAGGGAGCGGCGAATTCCAGGGATTCTCGGCCTACCATCTCGATCCCGAATCATTCGACATCGACGAACGGATCTATGCGCGCTCCGCCACGTTCGTTGATGGCCGATGGGTTCTGAAGGATGGCTGGATCCGGGCGTTCCCCGGAGGGCAGGAGTCGTTCGAGACCTTCGCGGAGAAGTCATTCGATTTTCCGGAGGGTCCCAGCTATTTCGTCAAGGAATGGAAGACCCCGGCGCAGATGAACTTCACCGAGCTGCAGCGTTTCGTGACCGACCTCAAGCGACGGGGTTACGACGTACAGGAGTTGACGGTCGATCTTTACGACAAGACGGCGCTCCCAATCGTCTCCTTGACGATGGTCATACTTGGAATCCCGTTCTGCTTCAAGATGGGCAAGCGTGGGTCGCTGTACGGCATCGGGATAGCGGTGTGCCTGGTGGCGGTCTTCCTCATCGTCTTTTCCACCACGAACGCCCTTGGCGGGATCGGTCTGATGCCCCCTTTTCTCGCCGCCTGGGCACCCAACGTGCTGTTTGCGGGATCGGGGGTGTATCTGCTCCTCCGGACCGGAACCTGA
- a CDS encoding bifunctional nuclease family protein, translating to MELEMKIKGLMIDPITNMPIIILRDPSSSAVLPIWVGIFEANAIALQIEKIVTPRPMTHDLLKSILDSIHAAVEKVVITDLKDNTFYALIFLNHDGKVVPIDSRPSDAIALALRTGSPIFVKSDVIEKAKNTDLTKDAGESERIRKWLENLDPDEMGKYEM from the coding sequence ATGGAGCTCGAAATGAAAATCAAGGGGCTGATGATCGATCCGATCACGAACATGCCGATCATCATCCTGCGCGATCCTTCCAGCTCGGCTGTCCTGCCGATCTGGGTCGGCATCTTCGAAGCCAATGCCATCGCTCTCCAGATCGAGAAAATCGTCACCCCTCGTCCGATGACGCACGACCTTCTCAAGAGCATCCTCGACAGCATTCACGCCGCCGTTGAAAAGGTCGTCATCACGGATCTGAAGGACAATACCTTCTATGCTCTCATCTTTCTCAACCACGACGGCAAAGTCGTCCCTATCGACTCTCGCCCGAGCGACGCGATCGCGTTGGCGCTGCGCACCGGGTCCCCGATCTTCGTGAAGAGCGACGTGATTGAAAAAGCGAAGAACACCGACCTGACGAAGGACGCAGGGGAATCGGAGCGAATCCGCAAGTGGCTCGAGAATCTCGACCCTGACGAGATGGGAAAGTACGAAATGTAG
- a CDS encoding ParA family protein: protein MILAIANQKGGVGKTTTAINLAAALAQKGFSTLLLDLDPQGNATLSYLDPEQLNLSVYEALVEDNRTLKDAVHKTNIKLLDLVPARISLAKFESKLLGDIDSHFRLKDRLKPLTKDYQYVVMDTPPTLGLLTVNALVAATHLLVPIQSSYFALEGTDDLLETVEKIKTRPNPSLEFLGVVITIHDKRTVLGRDIRNHIKEVFGNKVFRTIISRSVRLEESPAYKESIFSFAPHSTGALEYYKLSEEVIGRV, encoded by the coding sequence GTGATCCTGGCCATAGCGAATCAAAAGGGGGGTGTTGGAAAAACCACCACCGCCATCAACCTTGCGGCAGCACTCGCGCAGAAGGGCTTCTCCACGCTTCTCCTCGATCTGGATCCGCAGGGAAACGCCACTCTGTCCTACCTGGATCCCGAGCAATTGAACCTCTCTGTCTATGAGGCTCTGGTCGAGGACAACCGCACGCTGAAAGACGCGGTCCACAAGACAAACATCAAGCTCCTCGACCTGGTGCCAGCACGCATCAGCCTCGCAAAATTCGAGAGCAAGCTGCTCGGGGACATCGATAGCCATTTTCGACTCAAGGATCGTCTCAAGCCCCTGACCAAGGATTACCAGTACGTCGTCATGGACACCCCACCTACCCTCGGCCTTCTCACAGTCAATGCGCTCGTCGCGGCCACGCACCTGCTCGTTCCGATTCAGTCGTCCTACTTCGCCCTCGAGGGAACGGATGACCTTCTCGAGACAGTCGAAAAGATCAAGACGAGGCCGAACCCGAGTCTGGAGTTTCTCGGTGTAGTCATCACCATTCACGACAAGCGGACCGTTCTGGGGCGGGACATTCGGAACCACATCAAGGAGGTATTCGGAAACAAGGTCTTCCGGACAATCATTTCACGCAGTGTCCGTCTCGAAGAGAGCCCGGCCTACAAGGAATCGATTTTCAGTTTCGCGCCCCACTCTACCGGGGCGCTCGAATATTACAAACTATCGGAAGAGGTCATCGGACGTGTCTAA